In a single window of the Rhizoctonia solani chromosome 16, complete sequence genome:
- a CDS encoding Retrotransposable element Tf2 protein has protein sequence MKFQVNCYVETCEICQRSKGHVHNFALNRLSVPAGPWEDISYDSIVKFPKCKGYDSILVVVDCFTKMMHLTPCQETAAAEDVAQMFLEHFLKALYKSLQITPSFSTAYHSQSDGQTGIKNQWLEAYLRPFINPRRSHSKQQILDVFHVSLLSAFKQDTEFDCTFTPLPPVITTEGEEEYEVDKFVDWAAEDRVWKYRVRWKGYAPHKYTWEPTKDLQHCKDKLRDFFANYPDAPAANSPIPANARKVRKGKIVKQLSKSKTARFVTLQALTARNCPAKFFLRSPLSQRAHLQLY, from the exons ATGAAATTCCAAGTCAATTGCTATGTGGAGACTTGTGAAatctgccaaagaagcaagggCCATGTGCACAACTTTGCTCTCAACCGGCTTTCTGTCCCTGCAGGTCCTTGGGAAGACATCTCATATGATTCCATTGTCAAGTTTCCCAAATGTAAGGGATATGACAGCATTCTGGTGGTTGTGGACTGCTTCACAAAAATGATGCACTTGACTCCCTGTCAGGAAACTGCCGCTGCTGAGGATGTAGCTCAGATGTTCCTGGaacat ttccTCAAGGCACTCTACAAATCTCTGCAGATCACTCCTAGTTTCTCTACTGCTTATCACTCACAATCTGATGGGCAAACTGGTATCAAGAACCAATGGCTAGAGGCTTACCTACGTCCCTTCATTAATCCTAGACGGTCTCATT ccaaacaacaaatcctTGATGTGTTCCATGTCAGCTTATTGTCTGCTTTCAAACAGGAcacagagtttgattgcaCATTCACTCCTCTCCCGCCTGTGATCACaacagaaggagaagaagagtatgaagtAGACAAATTTGTAGATTGGGCAGCAGAAGACAGGGTCTGGAAGTACAGGGTcagatggaagggatatgcgCCCCATAAGTACACATGGGAACCAACCAAGGATCTACAGCAttgcaaggacaaattgcgcGACTTCTTTGCTAATTATCCAGATGCCCCAGCCGCCAATAGTCCCATCCCTGCAAATGCACGCAAAGTTAGAAAGGGCAAGATAGTCAAGCAACTCAGCAAATCAAAAACTGCCCGCTTTGTCACTTTACAAGCTCTCACTGCTAGAAATTGCCCTGCTAAGTTCTTCTTGCGCTCCCCACTATCCCAGCGTGCCCATCTTCAGCTCTATTGA